The Bacteroidales bacterium genome segment GAACAGTACCTTTTATATTTACATAATCGGGGACAATATTTGTTGCACCTTCGGCAATAAAACTTCCCAAAGATACAACAAAAGGAAATTCCATTTTTAGAGAATTAAGTTTATCAATCTCAATAAATATTTTAGAAGCAATTGTTATCGGATTAATAATATTTGCAGGAATTGCGGCATGCCCTCCTCTACCCTTGACATCAATATAAATTTCATCACTTGAAGCCATAAAAGCTCCCTTGTGAATTCCTATTTTTCCGGTTTCCAGTTCAGGACTTAGATGTAAAGCAAATGCGGCATCATATTTTTTACTTTTGAAAAAATCCGAATCAATAAATGTTTTGGCTCCACCGGGATTCACCTCTTCTCCTGTTTGAAATAGAAGAGTTATATTACATTTTAATATGTTTCTGAAATTTGAAATAACTTTTGCAACACCTATAAGTACTGCTGTATGAACATCATGTCCGCAAGCATGCATTATACCATTATTTTTAGAAGAAAAACTTAATCCGCTTTTTTCTTCAATCGGTAAAGCGTCGATATCGGCACGAAATAATAGATTAGGATAATTATTATTAGTATTTACTTCACAAACTATGGAATATGTGTTTTCAATATAGACAGGTTTCAGATTCAAATCATATAAATAATTAAAAATAAAATCCGAAGTTTTTTTTTCCTGAAACGACAATTCGGGATATTGATGAATATGCCGCCTAAATTCTAAGATTTCCGGAAAAATATTTTCAATATAATTTATATATTCACTATTCATCTTTATTCTTTTTAACAACAATTAATGGTGATTCAACAACATTACTTGAATGTAACTCACGGTCAACCATATAAATTGAGAACATAATTGTGTCGTATTCGGTGAAAGTATTTATAAAATTAATAGTATCATAAATAGTGCCCTTAATATTTTTATTTACTCCTGATGGAGTCAAAACCGGAAGTCGCGAGTTGAAATTAACAATTGTGGCGCTACTATCCATACTATGTACTTGTGTTAAAATACCGTTTTGCATCTCAAAATAATCTACAAACAAATTGTTGTTATAAGGAGGTATATATGGCGGTAAAGTATCTCCCTGTTCTAAACCAATATCGCCGTCGCCATCGGTAAAATCAATAATCAAAACACATTTAACGGTGACATCATTTTCATTAATTAGTTTATATGAATTAAATGTGATTTGCGGTTCAATAGGATATTGTTCACGACCGTTACAAGATTGCAACAATAAAATAATTAAGACACAAAAAATTGTGATAATATTTTTTCTCATAGCTTAAGGATTAATGAAGTTTCCAATGCTTAAATAAAATTCTAAGCCTTTTCTATTCAATGATTTATTTAGTGATATTCTGATAGGAAAATTAGATATTTTCAATCCGTATGTTATTCCGATATAAGTATAGATATTATCAAAATCGATAACCTGATCCTTGATATTATCGTGCATTGATACCGCACCAACAGAGAGTATTGCATAATGTCTTTTTAAGAAATTAAATTGAAGGTCTTCTCTGAGATGGAAGATATTGTTTGCTGATAATTCCATATGCCGAAATCCTGCAAAAGGAATTACGTTCATAAATGGCTGATGATCATATCCGCCAGCATAATATTTATAAGGAAAGAAATCGCCGCCGAAAAGACTAATTCCAATATCGATATAAGTATTAAGAGTAAGATCAAACGGTTTATAATAACCTGTAGTTGAGAAACAAGCATTTACAGTATTAGTCATAAACGGCGAAATAGTATTTCTTGAAAAATCGGCAAAGATACCCTTTCCCGTATATGAAAGTTTGATTCCGGATTTCGGAAATACATCATTATCTAAAGTATTTAATGAAAATTTGAAATAACTTGTAAGACACAGATTTCCCAAGTTCAGAAAATCGGCTGCAGATATTCTTGCAACTCTTGAGAATGTTTGAAATTGAGCGCCGAATTTAATATATGAATTTACTGAAGTATTCAGTTGGAGAAATAATTCGGTTGATGTGTTTAGCAATATCGACTTTCCGGCAGCGGAATTGTCTTTGTATGTAAAATAAGGAATGGTATAAGCATTTATGGATGCACCTGGTTGAAGTTTTTTTCTTGTTGAAAAAAGATAAGTTGCATATAAATAAGGAAAAGAACTTAAGCCCAAATCTAAAGTAAAATATGAACCTTTAAGATATCCGCCGAGATTTCTGAAAGTGGTATTAAGCAACAATGTAGCATATTTTTCCTTCGAAAAGTTAAATCCGAGACTAACCGTATTAAGAGACATTTCTTCGAAACGTATAACCATTGCAGCACCATCTTTTCCGGGTAAAAGTTGGTATGTAACATATTTAAAAAAGTAGGTGCCACGTAAATTCTCGAGACTTGTTTCAATATCATCTAATTTTACATATCCAGGAACTTTGAATGTAAAACTGCTACTAATGGAATTAGGATTTGTCTTATAAAGTCCGTTCATCATCAGCGATTCAATATAAACCGAATCTAAAGGGCGGATATCCAGAAATTTAAATGGTTCACAACCCAAATTAATAAGTGAATCGGAAAGTTTTTGCAATTCATCAAGCTTTTCTTCGGCAGCAACCCTTCCGCGGTGGATAATTTCCTTATTCTGATCAAAACTACCGGAGTTCAATCCGCTGATATCCGGTTTGATAAGTACATCTATCATAGACATACTTTCTAAGTTTGATTTATACCTATTCATATCCATAAACTGATTCAACACATCAAAAACTGTAGTAATTGAATCAGGATCTTTCATATCACCCTGAACATCAAGCCCGATAATAGTTCTAACACCTTTGTTCCTTAGGTTTGAGGCCGGGAAATTATTAATAAATCCGCCGTCAACATATTTTTTATTATTGATACTTTTGGGAATTACAGCTATCGGAATAGACATACTTGCCTTTAGTGCATCCGGGAAATAACCTTCGGTTAACTCTACCGGTTCACCTGTTTCCAAATCAATTGCGATGCATAAAAACGGCGTAGGTAATTTTGAAAAATCGTCAATCATATAATACGGACTGTATAAACGGGTAAAAAGATCATCAATACGTTGTCCGTTTAAAAGTCCAGAAGGAATTCTTATATTAAAATTCGTATCAATAGGTAGAGTTAAAAAATAATTTGTTCTTATTTGTTTTTCATAAACAGATAAATTAGTAGAATTAACTTTATTACCGAGCAAATGCCCCCAATTCATATTTATTGCAATCTCTTCCAAATATTCCGGAGTGTACCCCAGGGCAATCATTCCGCCAATAATACTACCAATACTGGTTCCTGAAATATATTGTATAGGCATTCCGGTTTCTCTGATAACTTCAAGCATACCTATATAAGCTAATCCTTTTGCTCCACCTCCGCTAAAAGCAACACCAACAGTTTTTTCATCACATTCTTGAGCATGCAAAAACCGGACAGAGAACAATCCGAAGAAAATTAATATTAGAATTATGAATTTGTGTCGTAATAAAAACATATAAATCAGTACATTATTTAAGTAAAATAGCCTTCTGAGCGACTTTTTTTCCGGTTTTTTTCTGAAGTACAAAAATATAAATTTGATTTTTATTTTTAGCCGATGGAGTCCATGTTATTTTTGAAATATTTTCCTTCAGTGAAAATTCTTTCACTTTTTTATTGTTTGCATCATAAATAATTAAAGTTTGATTATTTATATCTTCTTCGAATTCAATATTAAACAATGAATTTGATGGATTCGGATAAACATTCAGATAATAATTCTTTTGATTTTCATAATTCGCTATTGAATTAACCGATGAATCAATAACAGCTAAAGCATATTCCCCCAAACTCAGTTTATCAACATATAAATCGCCGACAGATAAATTACCATATCTAATAGTGCTTAGCTTTTGCCAGGGTTCGGAATAATTTATACGGTACATCAAATAAACAGAATCATTATTTTCAATAATCAAGTCATTATCAAAATCATTCTTAGAATAAGTAAAAAGTCCGGCAATATCAGTATTACCGTAATTAATTAAATTTACTTTCCAGAAATGATTATTCGACAGTCTGTATTTACCATCTACCTTTAAAGGATCATTCGGAGCAATCATATAATGTGAGACATGCAAAAAAGAGGAATCGCTTATATCTTCAATATGAGCTTTGACATAGGTGTTATTTAAATTATGTGTTCCGGGAGTTTTTAATATTTTCTCTGTTTGAAACTTAGCGTCATAAATTTTGTCATTGTAATTTACAAAATACATTATCGGTTCAATATTTATTGTATGAACAGCATAACCGCGTTGACCGTCGAATTCGACAACAAAGGATTCACTTTCTAAGTCCAAATTCATAAAAGTTATTTCAACCTTATTACCATTAGAAAACTCATTTCTATTTCTTAATTTTTGTTGAATATAAATTTCAACTTCCCATGTATTTCCGTTTTTCACCGAAAAACACGAATCTATAAGGTAACCTGAAACACCTGCTTGATATACAAAGTTATGAAAGAAATCATTCAAATTTATTCCGGAAGCATTGCTTAATGCTTCACACAGATCTTCGGACGACATCGACGAATATTTGTTTTCTGAAAGTACTTTTTTTACCGAAGAAAAGAAAATTTCGTCACCAAGATAATTGCGTAACGAATGAACCACAATTGCACCTCTCTGGTATGCGCTTACACCATATGTGTTTGATAAGGGGATTTTATTCAATGGATAATAATCACCATCTTCATTTGGTTTATGAGCATTATTAAATACTTTACTTTTTGCCGAAAGAATATTCGACATATATCTACTCTTATCATAAAGTTCTTCTTCAAAATAATACTCTCCAAAAGTTGCCCAACCTTCATTAATCCACATGTCTTGCGCAGAAGCACAAGTAATTAGATTTCCAAACCATGAATGGAATAATTCGTGAGCATATAAACTTTCATAGGTTAAATTAGATGTAATGCAACTATTCGGAAAAGAAATATTATTCTGATGTTCCATAGCGCCTATTGATGTTGCAGTATATCCGATCCGTTCAAACATAAACGGCCCGAATTTATCTTCAAAAATATCAATTATTTCATGAATATTTTGAAAAAGTATTTCGGCAGCGCCAACCTGTGTCGGTTTTATGGTATATGTAATTGGAATTTCGCCATTTAAGCCTTGATGAATGTCTTCAACAAGAGCATAATTGCCCATAGCAAAAGAAGCGAGATAGCATGGTAATTCTTTTTCACTCTTAAAATGAAAAGTTTGAGTTCCGTTATTATTAGAATAAACATCTTGAAATATGCCGCCCGCTGTTGCGAGTTTATCATCAGGAACAGTAATATAATATTCAAAAGTAGCTTTGTCAGTGAAATTATCATTACAAGGAAACCAGGCTTTGGCAAGATTATGAGGGATAGTATTTATTCCTACGCCGAGATTATAAACATATTCGTTGTTGAAAATTACTCCGCCCCAACTTTCCGAAAAAGGCACACCATAATACCAAATATGAATTTCATTTTCTCCCTGAACCAAATAATCTGAATTTATTACGATTGTAGAATCGCTTAAGATATAGTGTGTCACCGTATGACCATTAACCTTAGCATTATCAACAGCCATATTTAAAAGATCAAAAGTAATGGAGTTTATATTTTCGGCAAGTTCGAGAGTTATTAGAGTATTTGCATATAAAATTTTGTTTTCTACATCAATAGTATCAATAGAAATAGTGTATTTTTTTACATCATATTGATTTTGCGCATGAATATTTATAGCAAAAAATATTGTAAAAATACTGTATATAAGTAGAGTTCTTCGCATACATTTAAATTTTATTGAATTACAAAAGTAAGAAAAATAATTAACAGTTAACAATTAACAATGAATAATGAACATTAATTAATTTTATTAATTGTGCAAATTTGTTTTTAAATATATTCGACCAGATTTCATCCAAATAAAAGATGACAACAAACTCTAAAAGTTGTTATGGAATATTTGAGAAATCACATAAATCCATGTGTGCGCTAATAATT includes the following:
- a CDS encoding amidohydrolase gives rise to the protein MNSEYINYIENIFPEILEFRRHIHQYPELSFQEKKTSDFIFNYLYDLNLKPVYIENTYSIVCEVNTNNNYPNLLFRADIDALPIEEKSGLSFSSKNNGIMHACGHDVHTAVLIGVAKVISNFRNILKCNITLLFQTGEEVNPGGAKTFIDSDFFKSKKYDAAFALHLSPELETGKIGIHKGAFMASSDEIYIDVKGRGGHAAIPANIINPITIASKIFIEIDKLNSLKMEFPFVVSLGSFIAEGATNIVPDYVNIKGTVRAFSKNDRATLHNKINEAVESISKANGGEAIFKINQGYPVLVNDEKMCVIVHNAASKIISEESIIEIPERLTSDDFAYIAEQVPSCYFRLGCNSNTKLHSSTFNPDENCMLIGMNIFCEILMTKIL
- a CDS encoding patatin-like phospholipase family protein; this encodes MFLLRHKFIILILIFFGLFSVRFLHAQECDEKTVGVAFSGGGAKGLAYIGMLEVIRETGMPIQYISGTSIGSIIGGMIALGYTPEYLEEIAINMNWGHLLGNKVNSTNLSVYEKQIRTNYFLTLPIDTNFNIRIPSGLLNGQRIDDLFTRLYSPYYMIDDFSKLPTPFLCIAIDLETGEPVELTEGYFPDALKASMSIPIAVIPKSINNKKYVDGGFINNFPASNLRNKGVRTIIGLDVQGDMKDPDSITTVFDVLNQFMDMNRYKSNLESMSMIDVLIKPDISGLNSGSFDQNKEIIHRGRVAAEEKLDELQKLSDSLINLGCEPFKFLDIRPLDSVYIESLMMNGLYKTNPNSISSSFTFKVPGYVKLDDIETSLENLRGTYFFKYVTYQLLPGKDGAAMVIRFEEMSLNTVSLGFNFSKEKYATLLLNTTFRNLGGYLKGSYFTLDLGLSSFPYLYATYLFSTRKKLQPGASINAYTIPYFTYKDNSAAGKSILLNTSTELFLQLNTSVNSYIKFGAQFQTFSRVARISAADFLNLGNLCLTSYFKFSLNTLDNDVFPKSGIKLSYTGKGIFADFSRNTISPFMTNTVNACFSTTGYYKPFDLTLNTYIDIGISLFGGDFFPYKYYAGGYDHQPFMNVIPFAGFRHMELSANNIFHLREDLQFNFLKRHYAILSVGAVSMHDNIKDQVIDFDNIYTYIGITYGLKISNFPIRISLNKSLNRKGLEFYLSIGNFINP